The region CGAAGCGGTGGCCGGGCTTGGCTGAGCCCTCGGTTCCAGTCTCAGGCTTTGACTCAGATCGAGGATAGCCTTTCTTCTTCGCTTTAAACGGCCGCTTCTTGGCGTAAGACCTTTCGCCAGTCTCTCGCTTCTCCTGAGCAGGTGGGCCATCAACCGCGTCAACGGTGACCGTCTTTTCGACTTTGCGGCTGGGGCCGATGGCGGCGAGGAATTGCTCTACACAGTCAGGGGCGAGTTCCACAAAGGTTTCGGTCTGTTGAATCTTGATCGCGCCGATATCGCGCTTGGTGATGTGGCCGGCGCGGCACAGCATCGGCAAAAGCCATCGGGGTTCCGCATTGTGCCTACGGCCGACCGTCAGCCGGAACCACTTGCCGCCTTCGAAATCGTTGCGGCTTTTTTTCTCCCGCTCCGGCGGTGCATCGAGCAATTCCTCGGGTGCGGGTTGATTATTATGATGCAGGCGAACGAGGGCGGTCGCGACTTGTTCGGCGCTGTAGCGGAACAGAAGTTCCTTCACGAAGCTTTCTTCGTTGTCATTCATGGCCTCGCTGAGGGCTGGATCATTCAGGAAACGTTCGCGGTCGCGCTGGGTGATTTCTTCGACCGACGGGGGCTTGGCCCAGGTGGCTTCAACGTTGGCTTGCTTTAATAATCTTTCCGTCCCCTTGCGTCGGTTGTGCGGCACGATCAGGGCGCAGACACCTTTGCGGCCTGCGCGGCCCGTGCGACCGCTTCGGTGCAACAAGGTCTCAGCAGTCTTTGGGATGTCCGCGTGGATGACCAATTCAAGGTTCGGCAAATCAA is a window of Rhodospirillaceae bacterium DNA encoding:
- a CDS encoding DEAD/DEAH box helicase, whose protein sequence is DEADEMLDLGFREDLEYMLDTTPSDRRTLMFSATVPRSIATLAKRYQRDATRISTTEEQKQHVDIEYRALPVAPNDRENAIINVLRYFDPKNALVFCATRATVNHMTARFNNRGFPVVALSGELSQNERTHALQSMRDGRAKVCIATDVAARGIDLPNLELVIHADIPKTAETLLHRSGRTGRAGRKGVCALIVPHNRRKGTERLLKQANVEATWAKPPSVEEITQRDRERFLNDPALSEAMNDNEESFVKELLFRYSAEQVATALVRLHHNNQPAPEELLDAPPEREKKSRNDFEGGKWFRLTVGRRHNAEPRWLLPMLCRAGHITKRDIGAIKIQQTETFVELAPDCVEQFLAAIGPSRKVEKTVTVDAVDGPPAQEKRETGERSYAKKRPFKAKKKGYPRSESKPETGTEGSAKPGHRFAKRSKKPEQTEKSTEKTTEKSWDKPAKKTKGKKPHKPKFAKEGPKGGKSFKGGCSPLKRKKPKK